Proteins found in one Pelobates fuscus isolate aPelFus1 chromosome 10, aPelFus1.pri, whole genome shotgun sequence genomic segment:
- the LOC134575145 gene encoding proton channel OTOP2-like gives MFIVSVIGIITCRLQKGSSFDDKSKSVVRNLDITLLMGSSCGTLMVSIFSLVAIFFLHMEGNTYILDLCFSICKTVQVLGQNLFITEALYSGPVKNRNATSRTWIYSISQDPANEMMEAGASNKMTEFDSKRTFSEHKTNVKTVSDGGRDAPKCLLVGSKLTDLSQQRHTIKEEGEQTFFRTRRKILQNISILLICYNISVWILYAYGTRPHLVSQIEQSFYGFTLWVIIVKISLPLGIFYRMHSVASLFEAYCNICEAAVC, from the exons ATGTTCATTGTATCTGTAATTGGTATAATAACGTGTAGACTTCAGAAGGGTTCTTCATTTGATGATAAATCCAAAAGTGTAGTTAGAAATCTTGACATTACTCTACTCATGGGAAGCTCCTGTGGAACGTTGATGGTATCCATTTTTTCATTAGTTGCCATCTTTTTTCTGCACATGGAAGGGAATACCTACATCTTAGATCTTTGTTTCTCTATTTGTAAAACTGTCCAGGTTCTTGGCCAAAATCTCTTCATAACAGAGGCTCTTTATTCTGGACCTGTTAAAAATAGAAATGCTACGTCAAGAACTTGGATCTACTCCATATCTCAAGATCCAGCTAATGAAATGATGGAAGCTGGAGCCAGCAATAAAATGACTGAGTTTGATAGCAAAAGGACTTTTTCAGAGCACAAGACCAATGTAAAAACTGTATCAGATGGGGGCAGAGATGCTCCAAAGTGCTTATTAGTTGGCAGTAAACTTACAGATTTGTCTCAACAAAGGCACACCATAAAGGAAGAGGGAGAGCAGACATTTTTTAGAACCAGGAGAAAGATACTGCAAAATATCTCAATTCTCTTGATCTGCTACAATATATCG GTATGGATCCTATATGCGTATGGAACTCGCCCACACTTGGTAAGCCAGATCGAGCAGTCTTTCTATGGCTTTACGCTCTGGGTGATCATTGTGAAAATCTCTCTACCCTTGGGAATATTTTACCGCATGCATTCTGTTGCCAGTTTATTTGAGGCATATTGTAACATATGTGAAGCAGCTGTTTGCTAA